The genomic region CGTTGTGGATTACTGCTATAACAGTCCCAGGCCAAGCCGAATGGGTTTTTTTCGGGATCGACGTCGAATCGGATAATTCTTAACGGATAGCGAGCAAATGCCCGCTTTACGCGCTCCCCGCCGTAGTGCTCGTCAGCGGTGATGTCCAGGTTGACGGTCCAGTCATTGATGCTGTGCTGTTCAATATGTTGCTCAGACTTATCGTCGATGCCTCTGCCTGGAATTTCAAATACACCCCGCTCACGTTTGCGCAGTTCCCCGCTATTGCGGCGTAGCTCGAAATCTTTCTGCAAGTAGGCTTTGCAGCTGGGAGTCAGGTAGCTTTCCAAGCGGGTAATGTTGTCCTCGTAGTCGGTTTCACCGTCAACGGGCCAACGGTTCATCTGCTGAAAAATGTACAGACCGAAGGCGTATACCGACTCCGGTGGAATATCCCACCACTTACGGGTGCTACCTGAACGTAGATCTGGAGGTACATGAACAGTTAGGTCACGCGGTGCGCTCTGCCAGCCATAAGCCATGTACAGACCCAGGGCAATGAGAAAACCAATGACCATGCGCAGGCTGTTAATGTGGGCCAGTTGGGCGTCTACTTTTTTACGGTAAGTCATTGAACCTCCGTTCGATGACAGGTCCACGCACCTGTACGAGTAATCAGCAGGGCTTTATTCCAGGTAGGAAAGAACCGCGCGATGTTCAATTGCATCTGGCGGTATAGCCATGTATCAGGTCGGCCGCGTTTCCACCGACGCAAGAAACGACTGGCAAGAAACAGCCCTAGGACAGCACAGAGCATGGCGGCGCCGATGATAAGTGCCCAAATCTGGGTCAATATCGCGGCCGGAATACCGATAACCAGCCCTGCGCCGGTGCTCAACGCCAAGGTGGCCCACATTTCGTCAGCGGTAAGGCCGCCCATGATGACTGGCTGATTGTTCAATCGCACAGGGAGGAAAATCAGGGTCCCATCGTCTGAGAGTTCTGTCATGGCCACGGCTCTTTTAAAGAATATTTGAAGCCTTGGTGACCAGAAAAATGGCGACACCGAGGATGGCGACGCCAACGGCGGCTGTCGCCCCCAGATCTCCCCATTTTTTCTTGCCAAGTTGAATTTCGTGGTAGGTGCCGAAGGCATGCCAAGCAACGCCACTGAAAATGACTGCGCAGATGATGAGGCCAAGCAAAGTAAAACCGTCAAAGGCGTAGTTCTGCATGGTTTGCATCAGGTTAGAGCCTTCCCCCCGGGTAGGAGGCTGAGACTGCGGAAGAGCCGCCATGGCCAGTTGGGGGAGAGCAAGCAACCCGATCAGCATGCGGCCCGGTTTTAAGAATGAAGTCATGGTGTATCTCCCATAGGGTCAACTAAGAACAAATGTGGTGAGGATCATGCAAAGCAGTAGGATGCGGACGAGCGAGGTCGAGGCAATCGTTCGATCAAGGTTGCCAGTGGCCCATCCTCGGTAGCAGCTCCAGATAGCCCAGGCGCCCCACATAAAGATGATGGCTACAGCGACGCCGACGAAAAACAGGTAGCTCGTCGAGGCAGGAAATCCTCCTGCCGCTTGAAACGCAGCAGCCTGAGCGCCGCTCATGCTCATGGCTTGCGTCCTTCGGTCGTGTATTGGCCTGACAGCTCAACAGGATCACGAGGCTGGGCTCGGGTTGGGGTTAGATAGCCCTCCAACCCATGACGAATTCGAGCGATATCACCTGCTAGACGCTGGTAATCGAAGAAGTAACGCTTGCCAGGTTCGTCGGCCACTTGAGCGCTACGACGTGCGGTGTCCTCTAAGGCATTCAACTGGCGGATCATCACGTCCAGGTTGGCCTGTTCGGAGGCTGAAGCAGCGGTCGCATGAGAGACAGGCAGGCCGCATCCAAAAAGTGCGATGAGGCCTGGCAAGGCAAGTCGGCAAGTGAGTGCAGTGAGACGCGGGTACTGGATCACGGCTGGGCTCTAGTCATTCCTGATGCCGTCAGCTTGCCGTGATCAAGCTATGGTCGCCGCAAGAAAACCATATTCAGGACTGTAAGGATTTCTTCTGACGGTACTGACACCATCAATCACAGTGGATAGGGCGTTTGAAGAACAGCAGATACCCGATGGGCAAGGCGAATCCGTAAGCCCAGCCTTGGGCGTTTTGATTGCCAACCTTGACTTCTCCTTTGACCACGGGCTGCACGCTGACCAGCTCCCAGCCTTCGCTGCCTAATTGAGCAAGGCGGTTTTGACGTTCAGAATCTTCCAGAAAACCCTGGGTGTCGGGTTCAGTGGTGGGCTCTTCGGACTTGAACATGAAGAGCTTTTTGGTTCTGACAACGTACTGAAAGGGAGAGAACTCAGTGTGGTATTCAAATTTCTGACGGCCCATGGCGACGTCCTCAATGTG from Pseudomonas synxantha harbors:
- a CDS encoding TIGR03745 family integrating conjugative element membrane protein; protein product: MTSFLKPGRMLIGLLALPQLAMAALPQSQPPTRGEGSNLMQTMQNYAFDGFTLLGLIICAVIFSGVAWHAFGTYHEIQLGKKKWGDLGATAAVGVAILGVAIFLVTKASNIL
- a CDS encoding RAQPRD family integrative conjugative element protein, with the protein product MPGLIALFGCGLPVSHATAASASEQANLDVMIRQLNALEDTARRSAQVADEPGKRYFFDYQRLAGDIARIRHGLEGYLTPTRAQPRDPVELSGQYTTEGRKP
- a CDS encoding TIGR03750 family conjugal transfer protein codes for the protein MTELSDDGTLIFLPVRLNNQPVIMGGLTADEMWATLALSTGAGLVIGIPAAILTQIWALIIGAAMLCAVLGLFLASRFLRRWKRGRPDTWLYRQMQLNIARFFPTWNKALLITRTGAWTCHRTEVQ
- a CDS encoding PFL_4703 family integrating conjugative element protein, encoding MTYRKKVDAQLAHINSLRMVIGFLIALGLYMAYGWQSAPRDLTVHVPPDLRSGSTRKWWDIPPESVYAFGLYIFQQMNRWPVDGETDYEDNITRLESYLTPSCKAYLQKDFELRRNSGELRKRERGVFEIPGRGIDDKSEQHIEQHSINDWTVNLDITADEHYGGERVKRAFARYPLRIIRFDVDPEKNPFGLAWDCYSSNPQRIEVSAETTRAGGK
- a CDS encoding TIGR03758 family integrating conjugative element protein; this translates as MSMSGAQAAAFQAAGGFPASTSYLFFVGVAVAIIFMWGAWAIWSCYRGWATGNLDRTIASTSLVRILLLCMILTTFVLS